The following proteins come from a genomic window of Streptomyces sp. Sge12:
- a CDS encoding sensor histidine kinase translates to MVSSIRARTAAAAALAMAAVLAAGGLWLHALLRANLLDNTTGRAELAARKVAAQLDSRTLPPGGRLPAPESGVDLVLVRDEAGRTVASTGSGTGDPKHTPDLAGAPRPGPGEDSRSAVLPPARPGGERRAVVVVNAPGAHTVYAMTVLGDVDDATRAVAIGLLAGGPPLAGFAAALAWWVTGRALRPVNAIRRELAAVTASELDRRVPDPGGADEIARLARTVNDTLDRLERSDARQRQFTADASHELRNPLAAVRSRLEVALAMDRPDRESVGAALADTERLQRIAADLLLLARLDGGPAPRSEPVDLALLAAEDAARRGGPRGDARVSLRLDARAPVPASGDPARLERALANLVDNALRYARAEVVVRAAEHDGWRLLEVTDDGPGIPEADRDRVFERFVRLDADRGRASGGTGLGLAIAREIARAHGGDVRALPAPGGGARLVLRIR, encoded by the coding sequence GTGGTTAGCAGCATCCGGGCGCGCACCGCCGCCGCGGCGGCCCTGGCGATGGCCGCTGTCCTCGCCGCCGGGGGGCTGTGGCTGCACGCCCTGTTGCGGGCGAACCTCCTCGACAACACCACCGGCCGTGCCGAGCTCGCCGCCCGCAAGGTCGCCGCGCAGCTCGACAGCCGGACCCTGCCGCCCGGTGGACGGCTGCCCGCGCCCGAGAGCGGGGTGGACCTGGTCCTCGTACGGGACGAGGCCGGCCGGACGGTCGCCAGCACCGGTAGCGGCACCGGCGATCCGAAGCACACCCCCGACCTGGCCGGCGCCCCTCGCCCCGGGCCCGGGGAGGACTCCCGGTCGGCCGTGCTCCCTCCCGCCCGCCCCGGCGGGGAACGGCGCGCGGTGGTCGTCGTCAACGCGCCGGGCGCGCACACCGTGTACGCGATGACCGTGCTCGGCGACGTCGACGACGCCACCCGGGCCGTCGCGATCGGACTCCTGGCGGGCGGTCCCCCGCTCGCCGGTTTCGCCGCGGCCCTGGCCTGGTGGGTGACGGGCCGCGCACTGCGCCCGGTGAACGCGATCCGCCGCGAGCTGGCGGCCGTCACGGCGAGCGAGTTGGACCGGCGGGTCCCGGACCCGGGCGGGGCGGACGAGATCGCGCGGCTGGCCCGGACCGTGAACGACACCCTCGACCGGCTGGAGCGCTCCGACGCCCGGCAGCGGCAGTTCACCGCGGACGCCTCGCACGAGCTGCGCAATCCGCTGGCCGCCGTACGGTCCCGGCTGGAGGTGGCGCTGGCCATGGACCGCCCCGACCGGGAGTCGGTCGGGGCCGCGCTGGCGGACACCGAGCGGCTTCAGCGCATCGCGGCGGACCTCCTGCTGCTGGCCCGGCTGGACGGCGGCCCGGCGCCCCGGAGCGAGCCGGTGGATTTGGCGCTGCTGGCCGCGGAGGACGCGGCGCGCCGGGGCGGCCCGCGGGGTGACGCCCGGGTCTCGCTACGGCTGGATGCGCGGGCGCCCGTACCGGCGTCCGGTGATCCGGCGCGGCTGGAGCGGGCGCTGGCCAATCTGGTGGACAACGCGCTGCGGTACGCCCGCGCCGAGGTGGTCGTGCGGGCCGCGGAGCACGACGGCTGGAGGCTGCTGGAGGTCACGGACGACGGCCCGGGCATCCCGGAGGCGGACCGGGACCGGGTGTTCGAGCGGTTCGTACGCCTGGACGCGGACCGCGGTCGGGCCAGCGGCGGCACCGGGCTCGGTCTGGCCATCGCCCGGGAGATTGCGCGGGCTCACGGGGGCGACGTACGCGCGCTGCCGGCGCCCGGTGGGGGCGCGCGGCTGGTGCTGCGCATCCGGTAG